The Solanum pennellii chromosome 11, SPENNV200 genome contains a region encoding:
- the LOC107003842 gene encoding ubinuclein-1-like, with the protein MAHAFVLAVTDAQVLPKTIQKDPAMQRKEGSSGRPKGTMLEKAIRDLEKIVAELRPPNMEVQDADNSSQAIKRRLPLEIKQRLAKVARLAQASHGKISNELISRLMSIVGHLIQLRTLKRNLKIMVNMGLSAKQEKDNRVQHIKKEVAEMIKLRIPVMKSKLLEQQAGASDDFQEASAEEKEAFKRKYSMDVALEDKICDLYDHFVEGLDEDAGPQVRKLYAELAGCWPNGFMDNHGIKRAICRAKDRRRALHARRKDGEKIRRNKLLATKEGDTSRVDAGPIAQSVHIQEKIVVDHSSTSTNKPVYSSAAVNASARVHVSVANGSDVNRLKQEKLKGVSGSSVDPRGADAVPKKKVKRKHESELGESLFHSEKLTSAQAEEKNKTNKHTGCPTPKPNNVATSGFEQLT; encoded by the exons ATGGCTCACG CTTTTGTTCTTGCTGTAACTGACGCTCAGGTGCTCCCTAAAACTATACAGAAAGATCCTGCTATGCAGAGAAAGGAAGGATCGAGTGGTAGACCAAAAGGTACAATGCTTGAGAAGGCCATCAGGGATTTGGAGAAGATCGTTGCAGAAT TAAGGCCACCAAATATGGAGGTTCAGGATGCTGATAATTCATCTCAGGCTATCAAAAGGAGGTTACCACTTGAAATAAAGCAGAGGCTGGCAAAAGTTGCCCGACTGGCG CAAGCTAGTCATGGAAAAATATCCAATGAGTTAATTAGTCGTTTAATGAGTATTGTCGGCCACTTGATACAGCTTCGCACATTGAAG CGGAACTTGAAAATCATGGTCAATATGGGGCTGTCAGCAAAACAAGAGAAAGATAACAGAGTTCAGCACATAAAGAAGGAAGTTGCTGAGATGATTAAGTTGCGGATTCCAGTAATGAAATCAAAG TTACTTGAACAACAAGCTGGAGCTTCTGATGACTTCCAAGAAGCAAGTGCTGAAGAGAAAGAAGCCTTTAAGAGAAAATACAGCATGGATGTTGCATTGGAAGACAAAATATGTGACCTTTATGATCATTTTGTTGAG GGCCTGGATGAAGATGCTGGTCCACAAGTCAGAAAGTTGTATGCAGAG CTTGCAGGATGTTGGCCAAATGGATTTATGGACAATCATGGTATTAAACGTGCTATATGTAGAGCAAAAGATAGGAGGAGAGCATTGCACGCACGACGTAAG gACGGAGAGAAAATTAGGAGGAACAAATTATTGGCCACAAAGGAAGGGGATACTAGTAGAGTAGATGCTGGACCTATTGCCCAGTCGGTGCATATCCAAGAAAAGATTGTAGTTGATCATTCTTCAACTTCAACAAACAAGCCAGTATACAGTAGTGCAGCTGTAAATGCTTCTGCACGAGTGCATGTTTCCGTAGCTAATGGTTCTGATGTGAATCGTCTAAAGCAGGAGAAGCTAAAGGGAGTTTCTGGCAGCTCTGTTGATCCACGAGGAGCAGATGCGGTGccaaaaaagaaagtgaagagGAAACATGAGTCAGAATTGGGTGAAAGTTTGTTTCACAGCGAGAAATTGACTTCCGCACAGGCAGAGGAGAAGAACAAAACCAACAAGCATACTGGTTGTCCTACTCCAAAACCAAATAATGTTGCGACCTCCGGCTTTGAACAGCTGACATGA